The following proteins are co-located in the Macadamia integrifolia cultivar HAES 741 chromosome 3, SCU_Mint_v3, whole genome shotgun sequence genome:
- the LOC122072674 gene encoding putative pumilio homolog 8, chloroplastic produces the protein MERRGEEEELNKLLDEIPIAMSPSFVSNNRSSQYLQRQMMLCGNGNGNGNGNINNAINNTINNNVAFSSGIQNPLLLGTIPDQSLESALARLSLSSTPHQSHFYPPPAPPSLGGDVPGVPLLENSAVLDPFMGQGFQSLSYHQLQQTAMEVELQRLKVQGAIAAAFLRARAESYPVPGLNPIATSDEHRREFFNGVGGLVPSGAASINGCGKSCCRHQPRNNGRLQLPKPPSREQTKRFPMTPCFNRNGFRLDSDGHCRVAAPDGQVLETENLISLRSPFFNQSLQHLQQLPNYSSLEDLRGRMVAVAKDQHGCRFLQKKFEEGRIEEIEMIFAEVKDHVDELMVHPFGNYLVQKLSEICTEEQKLEIVHTITKEEFQLVTICLNSHGTRAVQKLLEHLNTPEQISCLMLALRPGTVILTKDANGHHVIQHCLQRFSNEDNKYLMHTIADHCVEIATDSSGCCVMQHCLAHALGEPRERLLAEVTANALVLSQDPYGNYVVQYILGLKIPHVNAAVSRQLEGSYISLSLQKFSSHVVEKCLRESEEEQSTRIIKELLSSSKFVSLLEDAYGNYVVQSALLVSKGDTYDAMVGIVENHIPSMRSNPYGKRILDRIKAKR, from the exons atggagagaagaggcgaagaagaagagttaAACAAGCTCTTAGATGAAATCCCAATTGCAATGTCGCCGTCTTTTGTCTCGAACAATCGTAGTAGTCAGTACCTTCAGAGACAGATGATGCTCTGCGGCAACGGCAACGGCAACGGCAACGGCAACATTAATAACGCCATTAACAACACCATCAACAATAACGTTGCGTTCTCTTCTGGGATTCAAAACCCTCTTCTTCTTGGAACAATACCTGACCAGTCGCTTGAATCTGCACTTGCtcgtctttctctctcttcgacTCCTCACCAATCCCACTTTTATCCTCCGCCGGCTCCTCCTTCCCTTGGTGGTGACGTTCCCGGTGTTCCCTTACTTGAGAACTCTGCAGTTTTGGATCCTTTTATGGGTCAGGGTTTTCAATCGTTGTCTTATCATCAGTTGCAACAAACCGCTATGGAGGTGGAGTTACAGCGCTTGAAGGTTCAGGGAGCTATCGCGGCTGCGTTTTTGCGTGCTCGTGCTGAGAGTTACCCCGTTCCTGGATTAAATCCTATCGCTACCAGTGACGAACATCGTAGGGAATTCTTTAATGGCGTAGGGGGTTTGGTTCCCTCCGGTGCTGCATCTATTAATGGTTGTGGGAAATCTTGCTGCCGTCACCAACCCAGAAACAATGGCCGCTTGCAGCTTCCAAAACCACCTTCCCGAGAGCAGACCAAACGTTTCCCAATGACGCCCTGTTTCAATAGGAACGGTTTCCGCCTCGATTCTGATGGGCATTGCAGAGTAGCTGCACCAGATGGACAGGTCTTGGAAACGGAAAATCTAATCTCATTGAGGTCCCCGTTCTTCAATCAGAGCCTACAGCATCTACAACAGCTCCCAAACTACTCGTCTTTGGAAGATTTGAGAGGCCGGATGGTCGCGGTGGCCAAGGATCAACATGGGTGTCGATTCTTACAGAAGAAGTTCGAAGAGGGAAGAATTGAAGAGATTGAGATGATTTTTGCGGAGGTGAAAGACCATGTGGATGAGTTAATGGTTCATCCTTTCGGGAATTACCTTGTCCAGAAGCTCTCGGAAATATGTACTGAAGAACAGAAGTTGGAGATTGTTCACACGATCACCAAGGAGGAATTCCAACTTGTCACAATCTGTCTCAATAGCCATGG TACCCGTGCAGTTCAGAAATTGTTGGAGCATCTTAACACCCCAGAGCAAATTTCATGTCTTATGTTGGCTTTGAGGCCAGGAACGGTCATACTTACCAAGGATGCAAATGGTCATCATGTCATTCAGCATTGCCTCCAGCGTTTCTCCAATGAAGACAATAAA TATCTTATGCACACAATAGCAGACCACTGTGTTGAGATTGCCACGGACAGCAGCGGGTGTTGTGTAATGCAGCATTGTTTGGCGCATGCCCTGGGAGAACCAAGAGAGCGCCTTTTGGCTGAAGTTACAGCAAATGCATTGGTCCTGTCACAAGATCCTTACGG aaACTATGTTGTGCAATATATATTGGGTCTGAAGATACCACATGTGAATGCTGCTGTATCAAGACAACTTGAGGGAAGCTATATATCCCTTTCTTTGCAGAAGTTCAGCAGTCATGTGGTAGAGAAGTGTTTgagagaatctgaagaagagCAGTCCACAAGGATTATCAAGGAGCTCCTCAGTAGTTCAAAATTTGTTAGTCTTCTAGAGGATGCTTATGGAAACTATGTTGTTCAGTCAGCTTTGTTGGTATCAAAG GGGGATACATACGATGCCATGGTTGGTATAGTTGAAAATCATATTCCATCTATGCGCAGCAATCCTTATGGGAAAAGGATCCTAGATAGGATCAAGGCAAAAAGATAA
- the LOC122073607 gene encoding FRIGIDA-like protein 3, which translates to MADAEPVLGVESTTAMVEQLGKAFVEFESYKDSPEDTVQWKEIEEYFCNFEGLLKKRSDELEEKEKEFEEKQSQTRTLLAEREAVVAAKEQALLDQVQEIKDAAAAAIAEAREKYKPPSPEAVDVEDNTENKVSSSFDGDTNSPLPDLEEKSPHRSGENADGVAVEVKPCPELTQFCEQMDAKGLLTFVMENRKNLAATREELSVALRSATEPAHLVLDSLEGFYPPDETTLESNKKDAALQGMRRSCVMLLEAVAPLLAGVEPGADHPLSPEIKQQAKAIADNWKPKLAGVDVDAANGNSLEAEAFLQLLATFRIASEFDDEELCKLVLAVARRRQAPELCRSLGLTHKMPGVIESLVSSGRQIDAVHLSQAFQLSESFPPVPLLKTYLKDLRRNSQGNGGSGGAAGPQIDVNAQELGALRAVIRCVEEYKLEAEYPLDPLQKRVAQLEKSKADKKRMGDMAKHQQPKRARANGGYFGRRMPVAAVNRQPPVFNGRGAYMGVSERYPQAGPTAYDYQAPSQGAYTQQPNAQRPYYYPQDERATASTFNAAPSNYGAYMGSGMQSSQQTYM; encoded by the exons ATGGCGGATGCAGAGCCAGTTTTGGGCGTTGAGTCAACAACTGCTATGGTAGAACAGCTTGGGAAGGCATTTGTTGAATTCGAATCTTACAAGGATTCTCCTGAGGACACGGTTCAGTGGAAGGAAATTGAAGAATATTTCTGCAACTTTGAGGGATTGTTAAAGAAGAGATCTGATGAgttagaagaaaaggagaaggaatttgAGGAGAAGCAATCTCAAACTCGCACATTGCTTGCagagagagaagcagttgtTGCTGCTAAAGAACAAGCTTTATTGGATCAAGTTCAGGAGATAAAagatgctgctgctgctgccatTGCAGAGGCACGAGAGAAATACAAGCCCCCATCTCCAGAGGCAGTAGATGTTGAGGACAACACAGAAAACAAGGTAAGCAGCTCATTTGATGGTGATACCAATTCTCCCCTCCCTGATTTGGAGGAGAAATCCCCTCATAGATCAGGGGAAAATGCTGATGGCGTGGCTGTTGAAGTGAAGCCCTGTCCAGAGCTGACGCAATTTTGCGAACAGATGGATGCAAAAGGGCTTCTGACTTTTGTTATGGAGAACCGAAAAAATCTTGCCGCCACACGTGAGGAACTTTCTGTTGCATTGAGAAGTGCAACTGAACCAGCCCATTTGGTGCTGGATTCTCTGGAGGGGTTTTACCCTCCTGATGAAACTACCCTTGAAAGTAACAAGAAGGATGCAGCCCTTCAGGGCATGCGCAGATCATGTGTTATGTTGTTGGAAGCCGTGGCCCCCTTGTTGGCGGGGGTCGAGCCTGGTGCTGATCACCCTCTGAGCCCTGAAATCAAGCAGCAAGCCAAGGCAATTGCTGATAACTGGAAGCCTAAGTTGGCTGGTGTGGACGTTGATGCTGCCAATGGAAATTCATTGGAAGCAGAGGCATTTCTGCAGCTCCTCGCAACTTTTAGGATTGCTTCGGAGTTTGATGATGAAGAACTTTGCAAGCTTGTTCTTGCTGTTGCTCGTCGCAGGCAGGCACCTGAGCTCTGCCGATCTCTTGGGTTAACACACAAAATGCCAG GTGTTATTGAATCACTGGTCAGCAGTGGAAGGCAAATTGATGCTGTCCACCTTAGTCAAGCATTCCAGCTTTCTGAGAGCTTTCCTCCTGTGCCCCTTTTAAAGACATACTTGAAGGACTTGAGGAGGAACTCACAAGGAAACGGCGGTTCAGGAGGTGCTGCTGGTCCTCAG ATTGATGTAAATGCCCAGGAGCTTGGTGCATTAAGAGCTGTCATCAGGTGTGTTGAGGAGTACAAGCTTGAAGCTGAATATCCACTGGATCCACTTCAGAAACGAGTGGCTCAACTGGAGAAATCAAAGGCGGACAAGAAAAGGATGGGAGATATGGCAAAGCATCAACAGCCAAAGAGGGCTCGAGCGAATGGAGGGTACTTTGGGCGCCGTATGCCTGTTGCTGCTGTGAATAGGCAGCCTCCAGTTTTCAATGGGAGGGGAGCCTATATGGGTGTCTCGGAAAGGTATCCTCAAGCGGGTCCAACTGCTTATGATTATCAAGCTCCTAGCCAGGGAGCTTACACGCAGCAGCCAAATGCACAGAGGCCATACTATTACCCCCAAGATGAGAGGGCTACAGCAAGCACATTCAATGCTGCGCCATCAAATTATGGGGCTTATATGGGCAGTGGGATGCAGTCCTCACAGCAAACGTACATGTAA